The genomic stretch ttcATTTACagccagaaagaaagaagtagtGTATGGTTGATTGCATGCTGGACTCTGTAAGATGATTCATCTTTTTCTGGGTTACTCCTCCAGGTTTATGGAAGCGCTGGGCCCCATGGTGGGACTGATATCTAAAGAGATTGAAAGCAAGACTTCTATAATCCGTCAACTGGCCCTGTTGTCAGAAGGTAACCCTGAAGCAGAGCTAGGCCCAGATATACACTCAATAAACAGTGTGAGCACAGAGACTGGAACAAAGAACAATCAGAAGGCCTCACAGCACACTGGCGCTTATTACTCTGTACGCTCCATGATCTGGGTGGAGCTTAACCGAGGAGTGGTGGACTTCCACCACCAGACGGACTCTGGATGCAGGACTCTTCTGCGTCTGCATCGCGCTCTGCTTTGGCTGAAGCTCTTCCTGGAGAAGCTGGCTGAGACGCCAGATGCCGGCCGGCTAAGGAGCCCCTCAGAGTTGTGTCGAGAGGCCTACCAGAGCACCCTCGCCAACCACCACACCTGGTTTGTCCGCAGGGCTGCCGAGCTGGCCTTATTGCCATGCCAGAGCGAGGTTTCTTTCTTCAGGCTGGTGTGTGTGCAGAGCCAGGAGGAGCTGAAAACGGTGCTGAACAGAGTGGTTCAGGCCATTGGGGAGGTTTATGACAGGACACAGAAAGCCCTTGAGGAAAATAACATGCTGGACTTGCCATAGAAGAGGGGCTATCAGACTTGACCATATTTGCACTGCCCTCATCGTTTCCTGGGCATCACATATAAACATCCAGCAAAAGAAACTGGTGTAAACTTCTCAAGGAAACGTGAataaaaatccccccccccccccccccccccctccccaaccaaAGTGCTGCGTCAACAATCAACTGATACTAAAAGTCAGTTTGCTTTCTGCCTGTGGACattctttattacattttatgactCGGTTTTTCGCCTTGGGAACATGTCAAAGACAGCTGATGCATTCAGGCTGGCTAAACACAGAATGTAAATTATTTAAGCAGGTGCACATAACAAAATAGGCACCACTGCAACACCACTGCAATCCTTACAGCATTTGCTAAGCTTCTAATGTTCTCAGCACTTGTCACAGGGGGAGGtgattttgtaattttataaTGATTGCATCAGATTGTAgagttcatgtttttgtttttttacattgaaaatTCTATTGAAAAATGTGCTATAGGCTTATTTTAGTATGCTATCTCCAAAACTGGCTTGGTCTCGTTGCCTGTAGCCTTTAAATCTGGGACCAATCTTTCCCTTTAAAGAGGTattacacaaaaacaatcaaCATGTGCTGAACAAAGGACTAAATGGTGCTTCATAGTATCTGTGTTGTGAGTGTGGGAAATAAATGTCTCACGTTCAGAATTGTCTCACGTTCagaattattaaattaaaaaaagaaaaaagaatccaGATGCCTTTTTTCTAACGTAGCTTGGTTGAGTAATGTGATAACTCTGACATTTAAATGCCAATGACTGAACTGTAATGCTATCCACCATCCAGCAGAGGTTCTAGTGCTCTGCTACAGACCAATCTTCACTTACTATCATCATGGTGGATATAATCGGCTCTGTGTGACACTCTTACCTTGACACATTTtgtggaccttttttttttttaaacaaatgctgTTTCCCTAATTGTATCTGATTGTTTTGGCTTAGATATTGTAAAAAGACCTGAATATCAAAGGGTTGCAGATTATTCAGCATGTGTGTAAGAGAGAAGCATGTGTGAGCATCAATCACTAGCGCTACTCTTGATCGGACTATTTTAAACCCACAAATACCTCTAATGCCTCGTAATCCcgactctctccctcttcctggACGGGGCTCTCTCTTTctgaggaggagacagtgaagaaaggagagaTAAGTATAGAGCCCGAAGACTCGGACTGAACAGGAGACCGGAGCTGGTTGAAGGTCAGTGAGCGGAAGAACACTTCGGCTGTAATCTTGTCAAGCAGTTGGAGGCAGACTAAAGTAAAGCAGCCCTcaaaggaaaagacaaacagaatTCACACATTTCTGAGCTTGGGTCGATCACTATTTGTTGTCCTAGAATCCAACCAAGACTTCAATctgtgacctttaacctgcaCTGTGTGAAGGAGGATGACATGTTGCTGGTGGCGTTTCCACTACGTATTCACTTCCTCTTAATACTCATGTGAAAATAAAGTCCAGAGACTCTCACTAGTTCACACATATGAACATTACCTCAACTCTTTTTTTGCAGTACGTGTGCACCGTTAACTATGGTGTCCCACTGGTGTCAATGTGAAGATCCACTTTGAAGGTGCAATGTGCATTTTACCTCCACTACGGTGTCCATACAATCAATTACTGCCATTAGTTAGAACCCCTCCAAAAAACTACTAACTATTGAGGTCAAGAAAGATAAAAACTTCTGATAACCGATCAAGATAACATTGCTATCTCTAATCAGAATGTGTGGCATGCGGCATACATTGTGTTTGTATGCTACTAACTGGGGGCTGCATGACCCGTGTAAGCTTTggtttgtttattggatttaATTCAAAGTGGCTGAAACGAGAATACGACTCGTATTTTAGTTTCATTCAGGTATTTTAGCCACCTGAAGACTACTTCGCCGGGAAGAGAGCGTGAGCTCCATGAGACAAATCTTCATTTAGCGGATGTGTACCAACTGTGCAGCTCCGGGGTCACAGTGGGCTTTGGCCAATGACAATGTTGGGCCTAACCTTTGTCACGGCAGCAACAGAAAGGTTGCTCAACTGGCCGGGAGTGGCGCCGGCCCCCCAGGATGAGACCCTCAGATCATGGTGTTTGCGATGGCCGAATGTGAGCTAACTGCTCACTGGAGGTTCAAAATAGTGAAATTCTTGTTCCTGACACAAAGCGCACACGGACCCTGTACCTTCAAGGTGTTTGACAAGCCCAGACTGGAAGCTACAGTGACTCACTATGACCTCTCGAGGGATAAGTGGTATTATGGGACGGTACGGGCCGGTGCTAGCTACTTATCATCCTAATTTCAAAAGATATCTCTGCTACACAATACATGGAAACCTTTGACTTAATGTCAACGTTGTTACTTCTTCACAATTCTGTAATGATAGGAATACACCCACACAATCACCATTTGTATTATAATTACTCATCGAGAATACGGAGGCCTATAACAACAGATAAACTATATAGAAATCTGTTTACAAACTCTTACACGTGCAGTATAATCCAAGTCTCGTTTCCCAAACATTCATTTTTTGCCAAAATCATACTAATTAAAACACTTCCGGCACTACCGTGTCCTGCAAGTCTGTGCATGAGACAGAGCAGGAAGTGGTTTAAATAGTAAGATTGGGGGAAATGCACATGTTTACGAAGCAGATTTTATAGTTTTGCTAATGTTAGACCTGGACCCCATTTACTTGAATTCATCAAGGATATGCCCATGAATGATAAATCACCTCTCTCATCCTCGAATGACACCAAAGAGGACTGAGAGGCAAAAATTGAGTGTGAGCCTAATTTCCcttaaatgacatttatttatttatttctctatcTTGGTTTGCAGTAAGCATGAGCaaaaatatacatacagtaagagcaaaaaaaaaagatccagaaTAGAATCATCATCCTTTTGGGGTGAGAGTATCTCAACAAAatgtcatgtatttattttctgaccTATCCTTACAGCTTAGTCTCAGGCAATACAACGATATAAGACGAGGGGTTAGGTGGGGTAATGTAGGTTTGTTGAAGTGATGTCTTATTTGAAACACAAATAGTTAAGTCTCTCTGACATTTGTAGTTGTTC from Cyclopterus lumpus isolate fCycLum1 chromosome 14, fCycLum1.pri, whole genome shotgun sequence encodes the following:
- the gltpd2 gene encoding LOW QUALITY PROTEIN: glycolipid transfer protein domain-containing protein 2 (The sequence of the model RefSeq protein was modified relative to this genomic sequence to represent the inferred CDS: deleted 1 base in 1 codon), which codes for MGVKSKAAAAILVLLLFLGSLWIQGGLDYHWESCLKGYNQVNTLHQLYNSSEADGGQGPPGHGGVPCQTFQVSLLFSPPAGCNRPTTSDVLMQPYLSSWDELVRFMEALGPMVGLISKEIESKTSIIRQLALLSEGNPEAELGPDIHSINSVSTETGTKNNQKASQHTGAYYSVRSMIWVELNRGVVDFHHQTDSGCRTLLRLHRALLWLKLFLEKLAETPDAGRLRSPSELCREAYQSTLANHHTWFVRRAAELALLPCQSEVSFFRLVCVQSQEELKTVLNRVVQAIGEVYDRTQKALEENNMLDLP